One window of Flavobacterium dauae genomic DNA carries:
- a CDS encoding (Fe-S)-binding protein produces the protein MHILSSILFIALTVAGFGFFAVNAKKIYRNIKLGQPVNRTDRSSERFKNMLLVAFGQKKMFTRPIPALLHFAIYAAFMITQIELIEIFIDGIFGTHRIFKEPLGGFYTFMISLIEVMSVAALTATIFFLSRRNLLKLPRLNMKELLGWPKKDANLILMMEIVLVLCIFTMNGTDEVLYNIGKSHFTGQGSFNFTISQFIGPTVFGSLSEGTLHILERVGWWGHFIMVLTFLNYLYFSKHLHILLAFPNTYFANLNPLGQFNNLESVTNEVKLMMDPNADPFAAPAVDENAVPAKFGAQDVMDLNQVQLLNAYSCTECGRCTSSCPANITGKKLSPRLIMMKTRDRLEEVGKNIDANKGTFVEDGKTLLNDYITPEELWACTTCNACVEECPIEISPLSIIMDMRRFLVMEQSAAPMELNTMMTNIENNGAPWQYNQMDRLNWKDEN, from the coding sequence ATGCACATTTTAAGCAGTATTTTATTTATAGCTTTAACCGTTGCAGGCTTTGGATTTTTTGCAGTAAATGCAAAAAAAATCTACCGCAATATAAAGTTAGGGCAGCCGGTAAACCGTACCGATAGGTCTTCAGAGCGTTTTAAAAATATGCTTTTGGTAGCTTTTGGACAAAAGAAAATGTTTACCAGACCTATTCCGGCATTGTTGCACTTTGCAATTTATGCGGCATTTATGATTACCCAAATTGAACTGATAGAAATTTTTATCGACGGAATTTTTGGTACACACCGTATCTTTAAAGAACCCTTGGGCGGTTTTTATACGTTTATGATTAGTTTGATCGAAGTAATGTCGGTAGCCGCTTTAACCGCAACTATTTTCTTTTTATCAAGAAGAAATTTACTGAAACTTCCCCGCTTAAATATGAAAGAATTATTGGGTTGGCCTAAAAAAGATGCCAACCTGATTTTAATGATGGAGATTGTTTTGGTACTATGTATTTTTACAATGAACGGAACCGATGAGGTTTTGTACAATATCGGAAAATCGCATTTTACAGGGCAGGGATCTTTTAACTTTACCATTTCTCAATTTATTGGTCCAACTGTTTTTGGTTCTTTAAGCGAAGGAACTTTACATATTTTGGAAAGAGTAGGCTGGTGGGGACATTTTATTATGGTGCTTACCTTTTTAAATTACCTGTATTTTTCTAAACATTTACACATTTTACTGGCATTTCCAAATACGTATTTTGCCAATTTAAATCCGTTGGGGCAATTCAATAACCTAGAATCTGTTACTAACGAAGTAAAATTAATGATGGATCCAAACGCAGATCCTTTTGCAGCACCGGCAGTCGATGAAAATGCTGTTCCTGCAAAATTTGGAGCGCAAGATGTTATGGACTTAAACCAAGTTCAATTATTAAACGCTTATTCGTGTACCGAATGTGGTCGTTGTACATCGTCTTGTCCGGCAAATATCACTGGTAAAAAACTATCGCCGCGTTTAATTATGATGAAAACCCGCGACCGTTTAGAAGAAGTTGGTAAAAACATCGATGCCAATAAAGGAACGTTTGTAGAAGATGGTAAAACCTTGCTAAACGATTATATTACGCCGGAAGAATTATGGGCTTGTACCACTTGTAATGCCTGTGTAGAAGAATGTCCAATCGAAATCAGTCCGTTATCTATCATTATGGATATGCGTCGTTTTCTGGTGATGGAACAAAGTGCAGCGCCAATGGAATTAAACACCATGATGACCAATATTGAAAACAACGGAGCGCCTTGGCAATACAATCAAATGGATCGTTTAAACTGGAAAGACGAAAACTAA
- a CDS encoding (Fe-S)-binding protein, producing the protein MSESLVVPTMAEMMARGEQPEVLFWVGCSGSFDDRAKKITKAFVRILNRANVKFAVLGSEEGCTGDPAKRAGNEFLFQMQAMMNIQVFDGYEVKKIVTACPHCFNTIKNEYPGLGGTYEVVHHTEFLKSLLDDGRLTIEGGQFKGKRITFHDPCYLGRANKIYEAPRDLIQKLDAELVEMKRSKANGLCCGAGGAQMFKEPEKGNKDVNMERTDDALEVKPQIIAAGCPFCNTMLTDGVKFNHKEGEVQVLDVAELIANAQDL; encoded by the coding sequence ATGTCAGAAAGTTTAGTAGTGCCAACAATGGCAGAAATGATGGCGAGAGGCGAACAACCCGAAGTTTTATTTTGGGTAGGTTGTTCGGGCAGTTTTGACGACAGAGCAAAAAAAATTACCAAAGCGTTTGTACGCATTTTAAATAGAGCTAATGTTAAATTTGCCGTTTTAGGTAGCGAAGAAGGTTGTACCGGAGATCCTGCAAAACGTGCCGGTAATGAATTTCTATTCCAAATGCAGGCAATGATGAACATTCAGGTGTTCGATGGTTACGAGGTTAAGAAGATAGTAACAGCTTGTCCGCACTGTTTCAATACCATTAAAAACGAATATCCTGGTTTAGGTGGAACTTATGAAGTTGTACATCATACCGAATTTTTAAAATCGTTGTTAGACGACGGCAGATTAACCATTGAAGGCGGACAGTTTAAAGGAAAACGCATTACGTTTCACGATCCTTGTTATTTAGGACGTGCTAATAAGATTTACGAGGCTCCACGTGATTTAATCCAAAAGTTAGATGCCGAATTGGTTGAAATGAAACGATCAAAAGCAAACGGTTTATGTTGTGGTGCTGGTGGTGCACAAATGTTTAAAGAACCCGAAAAGGGAAATAAAGACGTAAATATGGAACGTACCGATGATGCTTTAGAAGTAAAACCACAAATCATTGCAGCAGGTTGTCCGTTTTGTAATACTATGTTAACAGACGGTGTGAAATTTAACCACAAAGAAGGCGAAGTTCAAGTGTTGGATGTTGCCGAATTAATTGCAAATGCTCAAGATCTGTAA
- a CDS encoding ABC transporter ATPase encodes MYVPFDELSKSSRIWIYQSNRKLSDEEVAIANELLTDFVENWAAHSTPLKASYQIKYNRFIILAVDQDYHSASGCSIDASVKIIQELEQKFGIDLLDKMNVTYKTGEFIAHKSLIDFKKMAKEKAVNANTIVFNNLVNTIEEFEEFWEVPAGESWHSRFF; translated from the coding sequence ATGTATGTACCTTTTGATGAACTGTCAAAATCCTCAAGAATATGGATTTATCAGTCAAACAGAAAATTATCAGATGAAGAAGTTGCCATTGCGAACGAGCTATTAACTGATTTTGTTGAAAATTGGGCAGCTCACAGTACGCCTTTAAAAGCTTCGTATCAGATCAAATATAATCGCTTTATTATTTTAGCAGTTGACCAGGACTATCATTCGGCTTCGGGCTGTTCTATTGATGCTTCAGTAAAAATCATTCAAGAATTAGAACAAAAATTTGGAATAGACTTACTGGATAAAATGAATGTAACCTACAAAACAGGCGAGTTTATTGCACATAAATCGTTAATCGATTTCAAGAAAATGGCAAAAGAAAAAGCGGTTAATGCCAATACCATTGTGTTTAATAACCTGGTAAATACCATTGAAGAATTTGAAGAATTTTGGGAAGTTCCCGCAGGCGAAAGCTGGCACAGTCGCTTTTTTTAA
- a CDS encoding LETM1-related biofilm-associated protein: protein MNPSKELWITKFFKLSNPSFFTNQTEETFYENIRKTGFVYGFTTQAVQPAFNSFDLTNEEYTKIVLLEALYGTFVLTYKQTNVKEFIRLAEDFYKKIGEAKTDSYFSFIKFESKKAYASLEKIINERTTRSSNYLDKTFSHHLSNFLIFTDVLCFKRFLMNETEILNYYKYLEQTIAYLVMIGFSQKQNASKYDIKIQEVISSSLKYNSLNKFNIQLSELDLSNIKTFYGKAYLHDITLMILWNDEKIDDKEFNFILKLQKGLDLPKEFTKRSLQFMTDFIESNRNEIPYFQFSHPLKKLYKHTNKTVALLIKRNKTALIKELENNKLLMQLVFKAAYSNLDKKEKQQLKNQFIELGKTIPAFTIFLIPGGSLLLPILIKLLPEILPNSFNENKYR from the coding sequence ATGAACCCATCAAAAGAATTATGGATTACAAAGTTTTTTAAACTGAGTAATCCATCTTTTTTTACCAATCAAACCGAAGAAACCTTTTACGAAAACATTCGTAAAACCGGTTTTGTATATGGATTTACCACGCAAGCTGTACAACCTGCTTTTAATTCATTTGATTTAACAAACGAAGAATACACAAAAATTGTACTTCTTGAGGCTTTATATGGCACTTTTGTACTTACTTACAAACAAACCAATGTTAAAGAATTTATCCGTTTAGCAGAAGATTTCTATAAAAAAATTGGTGAGGCAAAAACAGATTCTTACTTCTCGTTCATAAAATTTGAATCTAAAAAAGCGTATGCGTCTTTAGAAAAAATTATAAACGAACGCACCACGCGATCATCAAATTATCTTGATAAAACTTTTTCGCACCACTTATCTAATTTCTTGATTTTTACCGATGTGCTTTGTTTTAAAAGGTTTTTAATGAACGAAACCGAAATTTTAAATTACTATAAATACCTAGAACAAACTATTGCTTATTTGGTAATGATTGGTTTTAGTCAAAAACAAAACGCTTCAAAATACGATATTAAAATTCAAGAAGTTATCAGCAGTTCATTAAAATATAATTCGTTAAATAAATTTAACATTCAGCTTTCAGAATTAGATCTTTCAAATATTAAAACATTTTACGGCAAAGCTTATCTTCACGACATTACGTTAATGATCTTATGGAACGATGAAAAGATTGATGATAAAGAATTCAACTTTATCTTAAAGTTACAAAAGGGGTTAGATTTACCGAAAGAATTTACCAAACGATCATTACAATTTATGACCGATTTTATTGAAAGTAACCGAAATGAAATACCTTATTTTCAATTTTCACATCCGTTAAAAAAATTGTACAAACACACCAACAAAACGGTTGCTTTATTAATTAAACGAAACAAAACAGCTTTAATTAAAGAGTTAGAAAACAACAAATTACTAATGCAATTAGTTTTTAAAGCAGCCTATTCTAATTTAGATAAAAAGGAAAAACAGCAGCTAAAAAACCAGTTTATAGAGTTGGGAAAAACCATTCCGGCATTTACTATTTTTTTAATTCCTGGCGGCAGTTTGTTGTTACCAATTTTGATAAAATTATTACCCGAAATTTTACCAAATTCGTTTAATGAGAATAAATACCGCTAA
- a CDS encoding SIMPL domain-containing protein, whose protein sequence is MKKFLYLFSFVILTFSAMAQNNNIITPQVNVNGEGSIKIKPDYAIITMGAEIKDVDSAKAKKQNDEIIAKMIQVIKKSAVDEKDYQTQRVNLYKSRDYQEKKDYFVASQTITITLRNLDDYESLMADLITAGANNIQGVEFKSTQTEKFASEIRAKAVLDAKKKAEDYAKALNQNIGKALIISDQSFVNAPRVYAMKTAAFSADAAAQEQTLAAGEIEISTNVNVVFELK, encoded by the coding sequence ATGAAAAAATTTCTTTATTTATTTTCGTTTGTAATTTTAACATTTTCAGCTATGGCACAGAACAACAACATTATTACCCCTCAAGTAAACGTAAACGGCGAAGGTTCCATAAAAATTAAACCCGATTATGCCATTATAACTATGGGGGCCGAAATTAAAGATGTAGATTCTGCAAAAGCAAAAAAGCAAAACGATGAGATTATTGCCAAAATGATTCAGGTAATCAAAAAAAGTGCTGTTGATGAAAAGGACTATCAAACACAGCGGGTAAATCTTTACAAAAGCAGAGATTATCAAGAGAAAAAAGATTATTTTGTGGCAAGCCAAACCATTACTATTACTTTAAGAAATTTAGATGATTACGAAAGTTTAATGGCAGATTTAATAACTGCGGGTGCAAACAACATTCAGGGAGTAGAATTTAAATCGACTCAAACAGAAAAGTTTGCATCAGAAATCAGAGCAAAAGCTGTTTTAGATGCTAAGAAAAAAGCCGAAGATTATGCAAAAGCTTTAAATCAAAATATTGGAAAAGCTTTAATCATCAGCGATCAATCTTTTGTAAATGCTCCCCGAGTTTACGCAATGAAAACAGCAGCTTTTTCAGCAGATGCAGCTGCACAAGAACAAACATTGGCAGCTGGTGAAATTGAAATATCAACTAATGTAAATGTAGTTTTTGAACTAAAATAA
- the rimK gene encoding 30S ribosomal protein S6--L-glutamate ligase — protein sequence MTEKVIVGSEEWCSLSELKVPAIKVRVDSGAKTSALHAEQITPFEKNGETWVKFIIHPIQKNVKSAILCEAKVIDKRIVKSSTGTRESRYVINTEIALGEKSWIIELTLTNRDSMGFRMLLGREAMTGKIIVDPDEHFKFGIVTPEKIKEYYSPVAQEKKGLRIGVLASNPDLYSNQRIIEAGELRGHEMHFLNIKHCYMKLDALQPEIHYRGGRILNDFDAIIPRIRPSMTYYGCSLIRHFEALKVFSLNNAASITQSRDKLFSLQLLLNHGVDIPTTGFANSPLDTSDLINMVGGSPLIIKLLEGTQGKGVVLAETKKAAESVINAFKSLNANILVQEFIKEANGKDLRLFVVDGKVVAAMQREALPGEFRANIHLGGKASVVKVTADEKKIAIKAAKAMNLKVAGVDIIRSSKGPLLLEVNSSPGLEGIEGATGKDIAGEMIKAIEKSFKWRNI from the coding sequence ATGACTGAAAAAGTTATTGTAGGTAGTGAAGAATGGTGTTCATTATCAGAACTTAAAGTGCCGGCAATTAAAGTTAGGGTAGATTCCGGAGCAAAAACTTCGGCATTACACGCTGAACAAATTACTCCTTTTGAAAAAAACGGTGAAACTTGGGTAAAATTTATCATCCATCCTATTCAAAAAAACGTCAAAAGTGCTATTTTATGTGAAGCCAAAGTAATAGACAAACGCATTGTAAAAAGCAGCACGGGTACACGCGAAAGCAGGTATGTAATTAATACCGAAATAGCTCTTGGAGAAAAATCGTGGATAATAGAGTTAACCTTAACCAACCGAGACTCTATGGGGTTCCGGATGCTTTTAGGTCGCGAAGCAATGACAGGAAAAATTATTGTTGACCCTGATGAACATTTTAAGTTTGGCATTGTTACACCAGAAAAAATTAAAGAATATTACAGTCCGGTAGCTCAAGAAAAAAAGGGACTTAGAATTGGAGTACTTGCCAGTAATCCAGACCTATATTCAAACCAACGGATTATTGAAGCTGGCGAATTGCGTGGTCACGAAATGCACTTCCTCAATATTAAGCATTGTTATATGAAGTTAGATGCACTCCAGCCCGAAATTCATTACCGTGGTGGACGAATCTTAAATGATTTCGATGCCATTATCCCAAGAATTCGTCCAAGTATGACCTATTATGGCTGTTCGTTAATTCGGCATTTTGAAGCGTTAAAAGTTTTTAGTTTAAACAATGCCGCATCTATAACCCAATCGCGCGATAAATTATTTTCGTTACAATTATTATTAAATCACGGAGTGGATATTCCTACTACCGGATTTGCTAATTCTCCGCTTGACACCAGCGATTTAATCAATATGGTTGGTGGTTCGCCATTAATTATAAAATTGTTAGAAGGAACTCAAGGTAAAGGTGTAGTTTTGGCAGAAACCAAAAAAGCAGCCGAATCGGTTATAAATGCCTTTAAAAGTTTAAATGCCAATATTTTAGTTCAAGAATTTATCAAAGAAGCCAACGGAAAAGATCTTCGCTTGTTTGTTGTTGACGGAAAAGTTGTTGCTGCCATGCAACGTGAAGCTTTACCTGGAGAATTTCGTGCCAATATTCATTTAGGTGGAAAAGCATCTGTGGTAAAAGTTACTGCCGACGAGAAAAAAATTGCCATAAAAGCTGCAAAAGCCATGAATTTAAAAGTTGCCGGTGTAGATATAATACGCTCATCTAAAGGACCTTTGCTTTTAGAAGTAAATTCTTCTCCGGGATTAGAAGGTATAGAAGGTGCAACTGGCAAGGATATTGCAGGGGAAATGATAAAAGCCATTGAAAAAAGTTTTAAATGGCGTAATATTTAA
- the metK gene encoding methionine adenosyltransferase, whose product MAYFFTSESVSEGHPDKIADQISDALIDNFLAFDENSKVACETLVTTGQVILAGEVNSNIYLDVQQIARDVIKKIGYTKSEYMFDANSCGILSAIHEQSADINQGVDKANKEEQGAGDQGIMFGYATNETEDFMPLALDLSHKLLQILADLRRENNEITYLRPDAKSQVTLEYGDDNKPKRVVTIVLSTQHDDFIKPENNSAEAKNKAEKAMQDQIKKDIVSILIPRLLKKFPQYAPYFNNDIVYHINPTGVFIIGGPHGDTGLTGRKIIVDTYGGKGAHGGGAFSGKDPSKVDRSAAYAARYIAKNLVAAGIADEILVQVSYAIGIAEPMGVFVNTYGTSKVKLTDGAIASKIQELFDLRPYHIEQVLKLRKPIYSETAAYGHMGRKNQTVTKTFKSPNGEEKTMEVELFTWEKLDKIDLIKKAFNL is encoded by the coding sequence ATGGCATATTTTTTCACTTCTGAATCTGTTAGCGAAGGGCATCCAGATAAAATTGCAGATCAAATTTCAGATGCACTAATTGATAATTTCTTAGCTTTTGATGAAAATTCAAAAGTGGCTTGCGAAACATTGGTTACTACCGGTCAGGTAATTTTGGCTGGTGAAGTAAATTCAAACATTTATTTAGATGTACAACAAATAGCACGTGATGTTATTAAGAAAATTGGTTACACTAAAAGCGAATATATGTTTGATGCCAATTCATGCGGCATTTTATCTGCTATTCACGAACAATCTGCCGATATAAACCAAGGTGTTGACAAGGCTAATAAAGAAGAACAAGGTGCCGGCGATCAAGGTATTATGTTTGGTTATGCAACAAACGAAACCGAAGATTTTATGCCTCTTGCTTTAGATCTTTCACATAAATTATTACAAATTTTAGCCGATTTACGTAGAGAAAATAACGAAATCACGTATTTACGTCCCGATGCAAAATCGCAGGTTACTTTAGAATACGGCGACGACAACAAACCTAAACGAGTGGTAACCATTGTATTATCTACTCAACACGATGATTTTATTAAACCTGAAAACAATTCTGCCGAAGCTAAAAACAAAGCAGAAAAGGCTATGCAGGATCAAATTAAAAAAGATATCGTAAGCATTTTGATCCCTCGTTTGTTAAAAAAGTTTCCGCAATATGCCCCTTATTTTAACAACGATATTGTTTATCACATCAACCCAACGGGTGTTTTCATTATTGGTGGACCACATGGCGATACAGGTTTAACGGGTCGTAAAATTATTGTAGATACCTATGGTGGTAAAGGTGCGCATGGTGGCGGTGCTTTTTCTGGGAAAGATCCAAGTAAAGTAGATCGTTCTGCGGCTTATGCTGCGCGTTATATTGCTAAAAACTTAGTTGCTGCGGGAATTGCCGATGAAATTTTAGTTCAGGTTTCGTATGCAATTGGAATTGCAGAACCAATGGGGGTTTTCGTAAATACATACGGAACATCGAAAGTGAAGTTGACCGACGGAGCAATTGCTTCTAAAATTCAGGAATTATTCGATTTACGTCCATATCACATTGAACAAGTTTTAAAATTAAGAAAACCTATTTATAGCGAAACAGCGGCTTACGGTCATATGGGACGTAAAAACCAAACTGTTACCAAAACATTTAAAAGCCCAAATGGTGAAGAAAAAACGATGGAAGTTGAATTATTTACTTGGGAGAAATTAGATAAAATTGACCTAATTAAAAAAGCGTTTAACCTTTAA
- a CDS encoding acyl-CoA thioesterase has protein sequence MKFHTRKWVKPEDLNPNKTLFGGKLLAWIDEEAALYSIIQLENAHVVTKFMSEINFMASAKEGDIIEIGLDVVKFGTTSIVLKCEVRNKMTHETIITVDKITMVNLDNNGNPKPHGKTQIEFVSERLSKKETGV, from the coding sequence ATGAAATTCCATACACGAAAATGGGTTAAACCAGAAGATTTAAACCCAAATAAAACATTGTTTGGCGGAAAATTATTAGCTTGGATTGATGAAGAAGCTGCTTTATACAGCATAATTCAGTTAGAAAACGCACATGTTGTTACAAAATTTATGTCCGAAATTAATTTTATGGCATCGGCAAAAGAAGGTGATATTATAGAAATTGGTTTAGATGTCGTTAAATTTGGTACAACATCTATTGTACTAAAATGCGAAGTGCGTAATAAAATGACACATGAAACAATTATTACCGTAGATAAAATTACGATGGTTAATTTAGATAACAACGGAAACCCAAAACCACACGGCAAAACGCAAATAGAATTTGTTAGTGAACGGTTATCAAAAAAAGAAACCGGTGTATGA
- a CDS encoding restriction endonuclease, which produces MSVLITKQSGETAPFSKESLRRSLLNSGADIIDADKICEKIEKEIYNGISTKVLYEKAFKLLKEIRSSIAARYSLKRALQDLGPEGFYFEKWIAKVFEVQGYDTTTSQILTGKSSVNHEIDVIISNRDTDIVCECKFRNDIDAKISVTTPMYFLSRFNDLKDREFTFFNRVFKPTQGYLITNAFFTSDSIAFANCYHINLISWNYPEEYSIKRLTDRQGLYPITCLTTLTKEEEKTLLSKNCILVRELVKNPILLDHFKFTDERKNIILNEAKELLEE; this is translated from the coding sequence ATGAGTGTTTTAATTACAAAACAATCAGGCGAAACAGCTCCGTTTTCCAAAGAAAGTTTACGTAGATCTTTATTGAATTCTGGTGCAGATATAATAGATGCTGACAAAATTTGCGAAAAAATTGAAAAAGAAATTTATAATGGCATTAGTACCAAAGTACTTTACGAGAAGGCATTTAAACTTTTAAAAGAAATCAGGTCGTCTATTGCGGCGAGATACAGTTTAAAAAGAGCTTTACAAGATTTGGGACCTGAAGGATTTTATTTTGAAAAATGGATTGCAAAAGTTTTTGAGGTTCAGGGATATGATACAACAACCAGTCAAATATTAACAGGAAAATCATCAGTAAATCACGAAATAGATGTGATAATTTCTAATCGGGATACAGATATTGTATGCGAATGTAAATTTAGAAACGATATTGATGCAAAAATTAGTGTAACTACACCAATGTATTTTTTATCAAGATTTAATGATTTAAAAGATAGGGAATTCACGTTTTTTAACAGAGTATTTAAACCTACGCAAGGCTATTTAATAACAAATGCTTTTTTTACAAGTGACAGTATTGCTTTTGCAAACTGTTACCATATAAACCTTATTAGTTGGAATTATCCCGAAGAATATAGTATTAAACGATTAACCGATCGGCAAGGGCTGTATCCCATAACGTGTTTAACTACTTTAACAAAAGAAGAAGAAAAAACACTGCTGTCTAAAAATTGTATTTTGGTAAGAGAACTGGTTAAAAACCCGATATTGTTAGATCATTTTAAATTTACCGATGAAAGAAAAAATATAATTTTAAACGAAGCAAAAGAATTACTCGAAGAATGA
- a CDS encoding 2,3,4,5-tetrahydropyridine-2,6-dicarboxylate N-succinyltransferase, whose product MQELKNIIEQAWENRALLQQEETQIAIRKVIDLIDNGELRTAEPADNGWQINEWVKKAVVLYFPIQKMETLEAGIFEYHDKMPLKRNYAEKGIRVVPNAVARHGAYISPGVILMPSYVNIGAYVDEGTMVDTWATVGSCAQIGKNVHLSGGVGIGGVLEPLQAAPVIIEDNAFLGSRSIVVEGVRVGKEAVLGANVVLTASTKIIDVTGETPIEIKGYVPERSVVIPGSYTKKFPAGEYQVPCALIIGKRKESTDKKTSLNDALREHNVAV is encoded by the coding sequence ATGCAAGAATTAAAAAACATCATAGAGCAGGCTTGGGAAAACAGAGCATTGTTACAACAAGAAGAAACTCAAATTGCTATTAGAAAAGTAATTGATTTAATTGACAACGGAGAACTGAGAACCGCAGAACCTGCTGATAACGGCTGGCAGATTAACGAATGGGTAAAAAAAGCGGTGGTACTTTACTTCCCTATTCAAAAAATGGAAACGTTAGAAGCCGGTATTTTTGAATACCACGATAAAATGCCTTTAAAACGTAATTATGCCGAAAAAGGTATCCGTGTGGTACCTAATGCTGTGGCACGTCACGGAGCCTATATTTCACCAGGGGTAATTTTAATGCCTTCGTATGTAAACATTGGTGCTTATGTTGACGAAGGTACAATGGTTGATACTTGGGCAACCGTGGGTTCTTGTGCACAAATTGGCAAAAACGTTCACTTATCCGGAGGTGTAGGTATTGGCGGTGTGTTAGAACCTTTACAAGCTGCACCGGTGATTATTGAAGACAATGCTTTTCTAGGCTCACGATCTATTGTGGTTGAAGGTGTTCGCGTAGGAAAAGAAGCTGTATTGGGAGCAAATGTAGTGTTAACAGCATCTACCAAAATTATCGATGTAACCGGCGAAACTCCTATCGAAATTAAAGGATATGTTCCAGAACGTTCAGTAGTTATTCCGGGATCTTACACCAAAAAATTTCCTGCGGGTGAATACCAAGTTCCTTGTGCATTGATTATTGGAAAGCGCAAAGAAAGTACCGATAAAAAAACATCTTTAAACGATGCTTTACGTGAACATAACGTAGCTGTTTAA
- a CDS encoding PhoH family protein — protein MNERIIELEHITPKDFWGPQDIHLEIIKKLYPKLKIVARGTTVKIYGEAEILDQFESRFERILKYYEKYNQLNENIIERLIIDDLPQRMDRSDEILVHGLGGKLIKATTPNQQKLVDLVFKNDMVFAIGPAGTGKTYTGVALAVKALKEKQVKRIILTRPAVEAGENLGFLPGDMKEKLDPYMQPLYDALRDMLPPTTLEDYLLKGIIQIAPLAFMRGRTLDNAFVILDEAQNTTHSQMKMFLTRMGKNAKFIITGDPGQVDLPRKVTSGLREALRILEGVEGIAFIFLDDKDIVRHRLVKKIVEAYKKVETANEFASQQTYYQNKQNENPTS, from the coding sequence TTGAACGAAAGAATCATAGAACTGGAACATATTACACCGAAAGATTTTTGGGGTCCACAAGATATACATCTGGAAATCATTAAAAAACTGTATCCAAAACTAAAAATTGTAGCACGCGGAACAACGGTAAAAATTTATGGCGAAGCCGAAATACTGGATCAGTTTGAATCGCGGTTTGAACGAATTTTAAAATACTATGAAAAATACAACCAGCTAAACGAAAACATTATTGAGCGATTGATAATAGACGATTTACCTCAGAGAATGGATCGTTCCGATGAGATTTTGGTACACGGCTTGGGCGGTAAATTAATTAAAGCCACTACGCCAAACCAGCAAAAGTTAGTCGATTTGGTTTTTAAAAACGATATGGTTTTTGCCATTGGTCCTGCCGGAACCGGAAAAACATATACAGGTGTGGCATTAGCCGTAAAAGCGTTGAAAGAAAAACAGGTAAAACGTATTATTTTAACTAGACCTGCCGTTGAAGCCGGAGAAAATTTAGGTTTTTTACCGGGCGATATGAAAGAAAAACTCGACCCATATATGCAACCTTTATATGATGCGTTACGCGATATGCTTCCTCCTACTACTTTGGAAGATTATCTGTTAAAGGGAATCATACAAATTGCTCCGTTAGCATTTATGCGCGGACGCACATTAGACAACGCGTTTGTTATTTTAGATGAAGCCCAGAACACCACCCATTCGCAAATGAAAATGTTTTTAACACGTATGGGAAAAAACGCCAAGTTTATTATTACGGGCGATCCCGGTCAGGTTGATTTACCACGAAAAGTAACATCGGGCTTACGGGAAGCCTTACGTATTTTAGAAGGCGTAGAAGGCATTGCTTTTATCTTTTTAGACGATAAAGATATTGTTCGCCACCGTTTAGTGAAGAAAATTGTAGAAGCCTACAAAAAAGTAGAAACTGCTAACGAATTTGCATCACAACAAACATATTATCAAAATAAACAAAATGAAAATCCGACAAGTTAG